In one window of Vanrija pseudolonga chromosome 5, complete sequence DNA:
- the spt20 gene encoding SAGA complex subunit spt20 — protein MASASGYNYHRFARAVLKKARKWEPSLTIQLYPTYWRFEHSQINFLYDGPMKPFLMALRAQVIPASLIPFLYDIRPPVSFVDGCLVIEVQDYRKNPEVRSRVVMRPAPETLPQTIDAMLERRRETWDDQMTLELESRILAATSAPLYLGTSLLASRNAALSLALTAPAGPNLAADGNFRPTLVSGADEDSEQETIRKLLGAGTRSSGGAFQPSWSVLRLMERIKGHNKQKEADAAARRAAAAATGNKPGAPPGPPLPGQGPEVEKKPPKKKKRPAQDDAGTEEKKPAKKKKALAAAAAAAAAPEEPAPATTTGGKKKVAPKKDAAKAKEAKEAEAKAKEATKDAAKDKGKDKDKEKEKEKDGDKEAEAAPKKKKKKPTAAEKKAEGK, from the exons ATGGCGTCGGCATCAGGGTACAACTACCATCGATTCGCACGCGCAGTGCTCAAGAAGGCGCGCAAGTGGGAGCCGAGCTTGACCATTCAGCTTTATCCGACCTACTGGCGATTCGAGCACAGT CAAATCAACTTCCTCTACGATGGTCCCATGAAGCCCTTCCTCATGGCCCTGCGCGCCCAAGTCATCCCGGCGTCGCTCATTCCCTTCCTCTACGACATCCGCCCGCCAGTCTCGTTTGTCGACGGATGTCTAGTCATAGAGGTGCAAGACTATCGAAAAAATCCAGAAGTACGGTCACGCGTCGTCATGCGTCCGGCCCCCGAGACGCTCCCACAAACCATCGACGCGATGCTGGAGAGGAGACGCGAGACGTGGGATGATCAGATGACTCTGGAGCTCGAGTCGAGGATTCTC gcggcgacctcggcaccccTTTACCTCGgcacctcgctcctcgcctcaCGCAACGCTGCGCTGTCTCTGGCTCTCACTGCCCCTGCAGGACCCAACCTCGCTGCGGACGGCAACTTCCGCCCTACACTCGTgtccggcgccgacgaggacagcgagcaAGAGACGATCCGCAAGTTACTCGGCGCCGGTACCAGGTCGTCCGGCGGCGCGTTCCAGCCCAGCTGGTCGGTACTCCGTCTCATGGAGCGCATCAAGGGCCACAACAAGCAAAAGGAAGCCGACGCagctgcacgccgagcggctgCAGCCGCTACCGGTAACAagcctggcgcgccgccaggTCCTCCCCTGCCCGGTCAAgggcccgaggtcgagaagaaGCCACCTAAGAAGAAGAAGCGACCTGCGcaggacgacgccggcaccgaggagaagaagccggccaagaagaagaaggccttAGCtgccgcggcagcggcggcagctgcgccCGAAgagccggcgccagcgacaaccacgggcggcaagaagaaggtcgCACCGAAGAaggacgccgccaaggccaaggaggcgaaggaggccgaggccaaggccaaggaggcgaccaaggacgcggccaaggacaagggcaaggacaaggacaaggagaaggagaaggagaaggatggcgacaaggaggcggaggcggcgccgaagaagaagaagaagaagccgacTGCCgcggagaagaaggccgagggcaagtGA
- the SPAC977.17 gene encoding uncharacterized protein: MDMPHERPHRQPGDLEIGVADVFMEREGPAIHVVEHPPPPEWYLRYERARPRLLVEMVAEAFGTFLYCWGGMGAACTFFIATAEGQTTVGSMLSVAFAYCAAILLALICCASTSGGHFHPAFTIAFSIFKGFPLRKVPWYIFAQLLGAFIGSLCVIGQYHESLTLISNELEAAGKLKQIFTPAGPASAIEATIMPGRNLGWVFFNEFMMNFVMGAVVFGILDPTNIFIAPTNGPVVIAIAFFLVIISFSMNGAAINTARDLGSRMAAAVYWGHPSLVFPAKYTAISILTNILGVLVGAGFQILFLSDTKRAITTGAKQMLAGTSHGQLAIDESVPGITRVVSTAPMGRQISVTPSSMEKQPNGGSFTRTEEAV; the protein is encoded by the exons ATGGACATGCCTCACGAacgcccccaccgccagcccggcgacctcgaga TCGGTGTTGCCGATGTCTTCATGGAGCGTGAGGGCCCGGCGAtccacgtcgtcgagcaccctccccctcccgaGTGGTACCTCCGCTACGagcgtgctcgccctcgtctgCTCGTCGAGATGGTCGCCGAGGCCTTTGGCACTTTCCTCTACTGTTGGGGTGGAATG GGTGCTGCGTGTACCTTCTTCATCGCCACAGCCGAAGGGCAGACCACGGTCGGCTCTATGCTCTCAGTGGCGTTCGCATACTGTGCCGCGATTCTCCTCGCGCTAATCTGTTGCGCGTCGACATCCGGTGGCCACTTCCACCCGGCCTTCACCATCGCGTTCTCCATCTTCAAGGGCTTCCCCCTCCGCAAGGTCCCGTGGTACATCTttgcccagctcctcggtgCCTTCATCGGCTCGCTCTGTGTCATTGGCCAGTACCACGAGTCTCTGACGCTCATCTCgaacgagctcgaggctgccggcaagctcaagcagATCTTCACGCCTGCCGGCCCCGCGTCGGCCATTGAGGCGACCATCATGCCGGGCCGTAACCTCGGCTGGGTCTTCTTCAACGAGTTCATGATGAACTTTGTCAtgggcgccgtcgtcttcggcATCCTCGACCCCACCAACATCTTCATTGCGCCCACCAACGGTCCCGTCGTCATTGCCatcgccttcttcctcgtcatcatctcGTTCTCGATGAACGGTGCCGCCATCAACACTGCCCGTGACCTCGGCTCGCGAATGGCAGCTGCCGTCTACTGGGGCCACCCTAGCCTCGTGTTCCCGGCCAAGTACACGGCTATCAGCATCCTGACCAACATCCttggcgtgctcgtcggtgccggctTCCAGATTCTCTTCCTCAGCGACACCAAGCGTGCCATCACCACCGGTGCCAAGCAGATGCTCGCCGGTACCAGccacggccagctcgccatcgacgagAGCGTGCCCGGCATCACCCGCGTCGTCTCCACCGCTCCCATGGGCCGCCAGATCAGCGTCACCCCCAGCAGCATGGAGAAGCAGCCCAACGGCGGCTCGTTCACCCGcaccgaggaggccgtcTAG